The Strix aluco isolate bStrAlu1 chromosome 29, bStrAlu1.hap1, whole genome shotgun sequence nucleotide sequence TCATCGAAGCTATATAGGGTTTGTTTTGGGGTGCCCCCCCTGCCCGCACCCCGCTGTGGCAGTGGGTGCCAGCCCCACCTGTGTGGGCGCCGTGGGGATCAGCAGATCCCTCCTCACCAGCAACAGCATCTATTTATagcggccccccggcccccccccgccatccGGCACCGCTTGGCGGTTATTAATGCCGACAGCCCTTCGCTGAAACGAGGGGGGTTAATTCGGCACCAGCCCCTTGGCAGGAGCTCGTGTGTtgtcgtccccccccccagcccaccctgggGACTCGGGGCTGTCCCCTGGGGTGGCAGCAGGGTCAGAGGTGGTGGCACAGGGCCGGGAACAGACACGGGCATCACCCGTGGGGCTGTCGGAGCCACAATGCGGCTTTGTGTCCCCGGTACCATCGGGGACACGAAGCAGAGGCAGGAAAACAAGGGGCTGGGGGACGGCGTGACGCGGTGCCTGGCCAGCGCTGCCGCCACCGGGGACGGCCACGCCGGAGGGACCGGGGCTGCCGGTGGCACTGCCGGAGCCGGGAGATGCTGCCGGGCAgccggtgcccgtcccggaggcACTCCTGCATCGGGTAGGTGCTGCGCTCCTGGTAGCACGATGGGGACAGGGTGGCCCCAGTGGCACCCACACTTTCCCAGTTCACCCAGTGCTCTGGGGTGGCTCGTCCCCGTCAGTGGCTGCGGGAAGGGACAGGCACTGGGTGGCCCTTGCCGCGTCCCCGCTCGCAGCCTTTCCCATGACCCCAGGgtcagcagagcaggagggggGTGAGGCAGCTGCAGCCACCACGGGGACACCGTGGGGTCACCATCCCTGTCCCCACGTCCCCTGTCCCCCCATGGACCCACACGGTGACTCTGGTTGGGGTGTCCCCAGGCTGCCACCAGTGTGTCCCCAAGGGCCAGGGCTGGGCTTCCCCGGCAGTTTCTGTCCTGGCTCTGTGCTGTGGCCGGGATGCTGTCCCCCCCCAGGGGACATGGCACCCCAAGCCAGGGTTGATGGAGGCTTTGGGGCTTTCGAGGACTTGGGGCAATCGGGGACCAcggtgctggggacagggaggggacgggacgggcaggACCTGGCTCTTCCTGGGGTCTCTGGGGACTTCAGGGTAGGGGGTCCTGTCCCACCTGGGTGACATGGGACAAGGTGCCTTCACTAGCCAGTGTCCGCAGCCCGCTGTGCTGGCAGGGTGCTGACGGGGTCCACGTGCACCGAGTTGTGCCTGTTCTCAGCACTGGGGTGAAGGAGCCGGTGGGGCCAGGCTGGGCGGTGGCCGGTGTCACCACAGAGGCCACCGAGCTGGGGTGCGCTGGGCTGAGCAGGACGGTGGCACGGAGAACCCCACAAACCTGGCAGCATCCCCCAGGCCGTGCCCCTGCACCcgtgggctgatgtccccaggcCACCCACCCCGCGCCACCCTTGTCCCCTCTCCCCTCGCAGCTTTGACCTGGAGAATGGCCCCGCGGGCCGGGGCGCGCTGGACCCCCAGGCCAGCCCGGGCGCGGGGTTGGTCCTTCAAGGCACCTTCACCCATGGCCAGCGCCGCGAGTCCTTCCTCTACCGCTCCGACAGCGACTATGACCTGTCCCCAAAAGCCATGTCCCGCAACTCCTCCATCGCCAGCGACCTGTGAGTGTCCCCCCACACTCTGCCCCGAGTCCCCTGGGACCCCTGGTCCCCTCCCTGAGGTTCACGGTCCGTTTGCTCCTGCAgacatggagaagacatgatCGTCACGCCGTTCGCCCAGGTAGGTGCCAGCCCTGTGCCCCGGCGAGGAGGGGACACAGGCCTGCACCCAGTGCCAGGGTGGGTGTCCCGGGGGGGTctgcccggccccagcccccTCTCACCCCCCCCCAGGTCCTGGCCAGCCTCCGCACCGTCCGGAGCAACCTGACCCACCTCCAGGACCGTGCTGGCATCAAGTGAGTCGGTCGTGGGACAAGCGAGGGGCTCACCTGGGTGGGGGGGCTGTGATCCATGGCaagcagggacacacacacacacagcacccTGGGGGTCCCAGCcgctcagccccccccccacaTTTCACAGGCGAGCGTCGAGCAGCAGCCTGCCCTCTGGGAGCAAGGCCAGTCTCACCGGTAAGTGCTGGGGGCGAAGATGGGGGGGtgctggctgtccctctgtccccagggaCGGGTTCCACTGGGCCCTGGGGGGTGCAGCAAGGCCCCCCCaagccagggcagagctgtggcttTGCCCTTTGGGATCCATGTCTGGTTTTCGGCAGCTCCTCCCGCCTGGCTGCCCTTCGCGCCGCGGCGGCGGTGGAAAGGCTCCCGTTGACGTCAAACCTTCCATTAATAAAACCCCGGCAGTAAGCGGGGCCCCGCGGGAGCCCGGCTGCCCCGGGGCTGGCCGTCACCCCACGGGGACGACATGGCACGCCGTGTGCCGGGGCTGCCGTGCGACGGGGATGGTGTGACGGGGCTGAGCCCCTCTGCCTGGGGATGCTCGACCCCGGTCCCCGGCCTTGGCCGGTCCCCCGCATCCCCCtgtgccccccgccgccccgctcagGGGGTGATGTGAGCAGCCAAGCTGGTGAGACCCCAGGCTCGGTGAGGCACAGCCACTTGCTGGAACTTGGGGCGCCGCGGCCGGGACCCTGCGCGTGCCCCCGTGCCGTCGGCAGGTCCCTTGTCAAGCCAACGGGTGCCCCTGGCAGAAGATGCCCACCAGAAGCTCTCGCGGGAGACCCTGGAGGAGCTGGACTGGTGCCTGGACCAGTTGGAGACGCTGCAGACCAGGCACTCGGTCAGCGAGATGGCCTCCAACAAGGTAAGGGTCCCCAGCACGGACCCCCCTCATTTTTCTGTGGGGCATGGAGACCCCTGCACCTAGGACGGGCAGCCGGGGGTCCTGCCTGCCCCCCgccctgctgagctctgcctgcagtTCAGAAGGATGCTGAACCGGGAGCTGACGCACCTCTCGGAGACCAGCCGCTCGGGGAACCAGGTCTCCGAGTACATCTCCAGAACCTTCCTGGGTGAGGACAaacccccccctcctttcccGGGGACACTGCCTGGTGTCACCTCTCTGCCGGCAGCAGGGTGGGCTTTGTTCCCGCAGGGACCTGGGCACGAATCCTGCCATTGGGTGCCCACGGGGACAGTGCCAGCGGTGGGTCCCACTGGCTTCTTGCAAATAAATTAAGTGGGGGGAGCAAGGAGTGGGGGGGAGATTTCTCAGGTGTCTCCCTGGGATTTGCTGCCTTGGGGGTGTCACAGCCTTTGTCCTGGTTGGGAGCGCTGGTGTATACTGGTGCATACTGGTGCATACTGGGGCTGTTGGGAGGGTGCCCAGGGTGGCCCTGTACAGGGGGGGTGAGGGAAAACGCTGGGCGTCCCCCCTATGCGGCCCCCACCGTTGCCATGGCGTCACAGTGTTATCCGTGCATCGGGGTGGccggggggatgctgggggggtggATTGGGCTCCCACCCTGCTCacgtcccccccccctccccgtgctggCCCAGACAAGCAGCATGAGGTGGAGATCCCCTCGGCACTGGCCAAGGACAAGGAGAAGGAGCGGAGGAAGCGCCCCATGTCCCAGATCAGCGGCGTCAGGAAGCTCACGCATGGCTCCAGCCTCGCCGCCGCCGGCATCCCCCGCTTCGGGGTGCGGACGGACcaggaggagctgctggccaAGGTGGGCCCTGTGCGGGTGACCCGGCCAGCTGTGGGGTCCCCAGTGCTGACCCCCAGCACGGACCTCTGTCCCTCTGGTCCCCAGGAGCTGGAGGACACAAACAAGTGGGGACTCAACGTGTTTAAAGTCGCCGAGTACTCGGGCAACCGCCCGCTGACAGTCATCATGTACAGCATCTTCCAGGTGAGCATCCTGAGGGGATGTCCCCGTTCCCATGCCTGGATGGGGACAAGCCACCTCCCGCCTCCCCACAGGAGCGTGACCTGATGAAGACCTTCCGCATCCCTGTCAACACCTTCATCACCTACATGCTGACGCTGGAGGACCACTACCACGCCGACGTGGCCTACCACAACAACATCCACGCCGCCGACGTGGCTCAGTCCACCCACGTCCTCCTCTCCACGCCCGCGCTGGAGGTGAGCCCTGGTTGCCCAAGGCCACCGAGGCCACCAAGTGTGTCTGGTGGGGCCATAACACATCTGCAATACCTTTTTCCACCATTTCTAGGCTGTCTTCACAGATCTGGAGATCATGGCTGCCATCTTCGCCAGCGCCATCCATGATGTTGACCACCCCGGTGTCTCCAACCAGTTCCTCATCAACACCAGTGAGCTGGGGTGCGGGGATGGAGTTGGGGGGGGTGCGTGGGGGGCCCTGGGGTGACCGGTACTGTCTCGCAGACTCGGAGCTGGCGTTGATGTACAATGACGCCTCGGTGCTGGAGAACCACCACCTGGCCGTGGGCTTCAAGCTTCTCCAGGAGGAGAACTGCGACATCTTCCAAAACCTGAGCAAGAAGCAGAGGCAGTCACTCCGTAAAATGGCCATTGACATGgtacggggaggggggggcctgGACCACCCCAGGGTGGGGGGTCTGGGCTGGGGGGCTTTGTGGTGGGGTCAGGCTGAGCCCTGTTCCCGGCTTGCCCTGCCCAGGTGCTGGCCACGGACATGTCCAAGCACATGAATCTGCTGGCGGATTTGAAAACTATGGTGGAGACCAAGAAGGTGACCAGcctgggggtgctgctgctggacAACTACTCTGATCGGATCCAGGTGGGCACGGGGACACGGGTGGGGAAACCTTCCTGGCACGGCCGGCGTTGGTCCTGGCTCCGGCCAGGGCTGCTGGGATGTCCTGTTTGGTGCCACCACCCCTCCCAACCCCAGTTGGCCACGGCCAAGGGGGTTCCTGGCACAGGGGTGGTGGCCCTGGGGGACAAAGGGCTTGGGTAAGCGACGCTGTGACTGTGTCCGCAGGTTCTGCAGAACATGGTGCACTGTGCCGACCTCAGCAACCCCACGAAGCCGCTGGAGCTCTACCGGCAATGGACCGACCGCATCATGGTGGAGTTCTTCCGCCAAGGTGACCGGGAGCGGGAGAAGGGGATGGAGATCAGCCCCATGTGCGACAAGCACACTGCCTCCGTGGAGAAGTCGCAGGTGGGGCAGCGGCGTGGggccagggagggaaggggggccACAGGGCCAGGCGGGGGGCTcagctctgcctttccccaggtgGGCTTCATCGACTTCATCGCCCACCCGCTGTGGGAGACGTGGGCCGACCTGGTGCACCCCGATGCCCAGGAGATCCTGGACACGCTGGAGGACAACCGGGAATGGTACCAGAGCATGATCCCGCGCAGCCCGTCCCCACCGCCCG carries:
- the PDE4C gene encoding 3',5'-cyclic-AMP phosphodiesterase 4C isoform X3, which codes for MLPGSRCPSRRHSCIGFDLENGPAGRGALDPQASPGAGLVLQGTFTHGQRRESFLYRSDSDYDLSPKAMSRNSSIASDLHGEDMIVTPFAQVLASLRTVRSNLTHLQDRAGIKRASSSSLPSGSKASLTGPLSSQRVPLAEDAHQKLSRETLEELDWCLDQLETLQTRHSVSEMASNKFRRMLNRELTHLSETSRSGNQVSEYISRTFLDKQHEVEIPSALAKDKEKERRKRPMSQISGVRKLTHGSSLAAAGIPRFGVRTDQEELLAKELEDTNKWGLNVFKVAEYSGNRPLTVIMYSIFQERDLMKTFRIPVNTFITYMLTLEDHYHADVAYHNNIHAADVAQSTHVLLSTPALEAVFTDLEIMAAIFASAIHDVDHPGVSNQFLINTNSELALMYNDASVLENHHLAVGFKLLQEENCDIFQNLSKKQRQSLRKMAIDMVLATDMSKHMNLLADLKTMVETKKVTSLGVLLLDNYSDRIQVLQNMVHCADLSNPTKPLELYRQWTDRIMVEFFRQGDREREKGMEISPMCDKHTASVEKSQVGFIDFIAHPLWETWADLVHPDAQEILDTLEDNREWYQSMIPRSPSPPPEGPAVSPGTTDKFQFELTLEEEEEAELDTEPEGAESPLDEDNSGSKTPATDDSELADTEHLSPDPGDRDSPVTHPRDMDNQRVLEGTLPKDRGGGGCSVPGPEDSQGLCLDTEGNVTFLPHGT
- the PDE4C gene encoding 3',5'-cyclic-AMP phosphodiesterase 4C isoform X2; translated protein: MRRSRTALPFLGAERCRDAVEAAPSGPGPGAALGAVRRRFSGSPLLPPLGCRLAEAARGPEPEAARVVFTIEESGPSSGDESEPPRFDLENGPAGRGALDPQASPGAGLVLQGTFTHGQRRESFLYRSDSDYDLSPKAMSRNSSIASDLHGEDMIVTPFAQVLASLRTVRSNLTHLQDRAGIKRASSSSLPSGSKASLTGPLSSQRVPLAEDAHQKLSRETLEELDWCLDQLETLQTRHSVSEMASNKFRRMLNRELTHLSETSRSGNQVSEYISRTFLDKQHEVEIPSALAKDKEKERRKRPMSQISGVRKLTHGSSLAAAGIPRFGVRTDQEELLAKELEDTNKWGLNVFKVAEYSGNRPLTVIMYSIFQERDLMKTFRIPVNTFITYMLTLEDHYHADVAYHNNIHAADVAQSTHVLLSTPALEAVFTDLEIMAAIFASAIHDVDHPGVSNQFLINTNSELALMYNDASVLENHHLAVGFKLLQEENCDIFQNLSKKQRQSLRKMAIDMVLATDMSKHMNLLADLKTMVETKKVTSLGVLLLDNYSDRIQVLQNMVHCADLSNPTKPLELYRQWTDRIMVEFFRQGDREREKGMEISPMCDKHTASVEKSQVGFIDFIAHPLWETWADLVHPDAQEILDTLEDNREWYQSMIPRSPSPPPEGPAVSPGTTDKFQFELTLEEEEEAELDTEPEGAESPLDEDNSGSKTPATDDSELADTEHLSPDPGDRDSPVTHPRDMDNQRVLEGTLPKDRGGGGCSVPGPEDSQGLCLDTEGNVTFLPHGT
- the PDE4C gene encoding 3',5'-cyclic-AMP phosphodiesterase 4C isoform X1, which gives rise to MCRLLEPDSCLISQARAGGGWKVSRGRGWDGRALPAPHRRAAWPRRPRRGSLSHAMLPTPHHSPGASPAASPRSSPRNSPVLFRKLLMNQSIRLQRRFTVAHPLCFDLENGPAGRGALDPQASPGAGLVLQGTFTHGQRRESFLYRSDSDYDLSPKAMSRNSSIASDLHGEDMIVTPFAQVLASLRTVRSNLTHLQDRAGIKRASSSSLPSGSKASLTGPLSSQRVPLAEDAHQKLSRETLEELDWCLDQLETLQTRHSVSEMASNKFRRMLNRELTHLSETSRSGNQVSEYISRTFLDKQHEVEIPSALAKDKEKERRKRPMSQISGVRKLTHGSSLAAAGIPRFGVRTDQEELLAKELEDTNKWGLNVFKVAEYSGNRPLTVIMYSIFQERDLMKTFRIPVNTFITYMLTLEDHYHADVAYHNNIHAADVAQSTHVLLSTPALEAVFTDLEIMAAIFASAIHDVDHPGVSNQFLINTNSELALMYNDASVLENHHLAVGFKLLQEENCDIFQNLSKKQRQSLRKMAIDMVLATDMSKHMNLLADLKTMVETKKVTSLGVLLLDNYSDRIQVLQNMVHCADLSNPTKPLELYRQWTDRIMVEFFRQGDREREKGMEISPMCDKHTASVEKSQVGFIDFIAHPLWETWADLVHPDAQEILDTLEDNREWYQSMIPRSPSPPPEGPAVSPGTTDKFQFELTLEEEEEAELDTEPEGAESPLDEDNSGSKTPATDDSELADTEHLSPDPGDRDSPVTHPRDMDNQRVLEGTLPKDRGGGGCSVPGPEDSQGLCLDTEGNVTFLPHGT
- the PDE4C gene encoding 3',5'-cyclic-AMP phosphodiesterase 4C isoform X4, translated to MCRLLEPDSCLISQARAGGGWKVSRGRGWDGRALPAPHRRAAWPRRPRRGSLSHAMLPTPHHSPGASPAASPRSSPRNSPVLFRKLLMNQSIRLQRRFTVAHPLCFDLENGPAGRGALDPQASPGAGLVLQGTFTHGQRRESFLYRSDSDYDLSPKAMSRNSSIASDLHGEDMIVTPFAQVLASLRTVRSNLTHLQDPTCWNLGRRGRDPARAPVPSAGPLSSQRVPLAEDAHQKLSRETLEELDWCLDQLETLQTRHSVSEMASNKFRRMLNRELTHLSETSRSGNQVSEYISRTFLDKQHEVEIPSALAKDKEKERRKRPMSQISGVRKLTHGSSLAAAGIPRFGVRTDQEELLAKELEDTNKWGLNVFKVAEYSGNRPLTVIMYSIFQERDLMKTFRIPVNTFITYMLTLEDHYHADVAYHNNIHAADVAQSTHVLLSTPALEAVFTDLEIMAAIFASAIHDVDHPGVSNQFLINTNSELALMYNDASVLENHHLAVGFKLLQEENCDIFQNLSKKQRQSLRKMAIDMVLATDMSKHMNLLADLKTMVETKKVTSLGVLLLDNYSDRIQVLQNMVHCADLSNPTKPLELYRQWTDRIMVEFFRQGDREREKGMEISPMCDKHTASVEKSQVGFIDFIAHPLWETWADLVHPDAQEILDTLEDNREWYQSMIPRSPSPPPEGPAVSPGTTDKFQFELTLEEEEEAELDTEPEGAESPLDEDNSGSKTPATDDSELADTEHLSPDPGDRDSPVTHPRDMDNQRVLEGTLPKDRGGGGCSVPGPEDSQGLCLDTEGNVTFLPHGT